A window of the Alnus glutinosa chromosome 4, dhAlnGlut1.1, whole genome shotgun sequence genome harbors these coding sequences:
- the LOC133865963 gene encoding protein ASPARTIC PROTEASE IN GUARD CELL 1 produces MAQHPFLFLFTIFVALLHLAFSRSLSETTYTLLDVSAALDQAQAVLNFDPETLKPSLDQQQVQQVQQIFANSSSFSLQLHSRDSLYRTSHKDYKSLVLSRLERESARVDSLTTKLQLALTGVKRSDLQPMETELRPEDFSTPIVSGMSQGSGEYFSRVSVGQPAKPFSMVLDTGSDVNWLQCKPCTDCYQQSDPIFDPSSSSSYKPLSCASQQCTSLDNAGCRNDHCLYQVAYGDGSYTVGDLVTETLSFGNSGAVNDVALGCGHENEGLFVGAAGLLGLGGGPLSLTSQIKASSFSYCLVDRDSSKSSTLEFNSVPPGDSVTTALLRNSKLRTFYYVGLTGMSVGGQPLSFPSSQFQMDASGNGGIIVDSGTPITRLQTQAYNSLRDAFVSMTQHLPATSGVALFDTCYDLSSQKSVRVPTVSFQFSDGKSLLLPAKNYLIPVESDGTFCFAFAPTTSSLSIIGTVQQQGTRVSFDLANSRLGFSSNKC; encoded by the coding sequence ATGGCCCAACACCcattcctcttcctcttcaccATTTTCGTTGCTCTCTTACACCTGGCTTTCTCTCGCAGCTTATCGGAGACTACTTACACGCTCCTTGATGTCTCGGCCGCACTCGATCAAGCCCAAGCCGTCCTCAACTTCGACCCCGAAACCCTTAAACCCAGCTTGGATCAGCAACAAGTCCAACAAGTCCAACAAATCTTCGCTAATTCCTCTTCTTTCTCGCTCCAGCTTCACTCCCGGGACTCCCTCTACAGGACCTCGCATAAAGACTACAAGAGCCTAGTCCTTTCCCGCCTAGAGCGCGAATCGGCCCGAGTCGACTCGCTCACCACCAAGCTCCAGCTCGCGCTCACAGGCGTGAAGAGGTCGGATCTCCAGCCCATGGAGACCGAGCTCCGGCCCGAGGACTTCTCCACTCCGATTGTGTCCGGGATGAGCCAGGGCAGCGGCGAGTACTTCTCGCGTGTCAGCGTCGGACAACCCGCCAAGCCCTTCTCCATGGTCCTCGACACAGGTAGCGACGTCAACTGGCTCCAATGCAAGCCCTGTACGGACTGCTACCAGCAATCCGACCCGATATTCGACCCGAGCTCGTCCTCCTCCTACAAGCCCCTCTCCTGCGCCTCCCAGCAATGCACCTCCCTCGATAACGCCGGCTGTCGCAACGACCACTGCCTCTACCAGGTCGCGTACGGCGACGGCTCGTACACGGTCGGCGATTTGGTCACTGAGACGCTGTCGTTCGGGAACTCTGGCGCGGTGAACGACGTCGCTTTGGGTTGCGGCCACGAAAACGAAGGTCTGTTCGTCGGCGCCGCCGGATTACTTGGGCTCGGCGGAGGCCCACTTTCGCTTACCTCTCAGATCAAAGCGTCGTCGTTTTCTTACTGCCTGGTCGACCGCGACTCGAGCAAGTCCTCAACGCTCGAGTTCAACTCAGTCCCACCCGGCGACTCGGTCACGACTGCGTTACTGAGAAACAGCAAACTTCGTACGTTCTACTACGTCGGACTCACCGGAATGAGCGTGGGTGGGCAGCCCCTCTCGTTTCCGTCCTCGCAGTTCCAAATGGACGCGTCAGGAAACGGTGGGATAATTGTTGACTCGGGAACGCCTATAACTCGTTTGCAGACTCAGGCCTACAACTCGCTCCGCGACGCGTTCGTCAGTATGACTCAGCACCTGCCGGCTACGAGCGGCGTAGCTCTGTTCGACACTTGTTACGATCTCTCTTCGCAGAAATCCGTGAGAGTGCCCACGGTGTCTTTTCAGTTCTCTGACGGGAAGTCGCTCTTGTTGCCGGCCAAGAATTATTTGATTCCGGTGGAGTCGGACGGAACCTTCTGTTTCGCCTTCGCTCCCACGACGTCGTCTTTGTCAATTATTGGGACTGTGCAGCAGCAGGGGACACGTGTCAGCTTTGATTTGGCAAACTCGCGGTTGGGGTTCTCCTCCAATAAATGTTAG